In the Marinomonas algicola genome, one interval contains:
- a CDS encoding gamma-glutamyl-gamma-aminobutyrate hydrolase family protein (Members of this family of hydrolases with an active site Cys residue belong to MEROPS family C26.) codes for MSKRIGITQRVEVTASYGERRDCLDQQWFLLLESLGFLPVPVPNSLMDVSAWCRSMQLDGFILSGGNDLSHLPGAANCAPDRDRTESALLDYASLECLPILGVCRGMQFINHYMGGSLSAVTQHAGTRHLVEPIGHSEVFNAYAGQAVNSFHNWGIPSGKLGNNLVSEIVSPTKEIEAYSHETLPWIGIMWHPEREQPFSKLDTALLTNLFRSLE; via the coding sequence ATGAGTAAACGTATTGGCATTACCCAACGTGTAGAGGTCACTGCTTCTTATGGAGAACGACGAGACTGTTTGGATCAACAATGGTTTCTACTCTTAGAGTCGTTAGGGTTTTTACCCGTTCCAGTCCCTAATAGTTTAATGGATGTATCTGCTTGGTGCCGATCCATGCAATTAGATGGATTTATTTTATCCGGAGGGAATGACTTGTCTCATTTACCAGGCGCAGCAAATTGTGCTCCAGATCGTGATCGTACAGAAAGCGCTCTTCTAGACTATGCTAGCCTAGAATGCTTACCCATATTAGGTGTCTGTCGTGGAATGCAGTTTATCAATCATTATATGGGAGGCTCTTTATCTGCCGTTACTCAACACGCAGGTACTCGACACTTAGTTGAACCTATCGGTCACTCAGAAGTATTTAATGCCTATGCAGGACAAGCCGTTAATAGTTTTCATAATTGGGGAATTCCAAGCGGAAAATTGGGGAATAATTTGGTTTCTGAGATAGTTTCTCCAACTAAGGAGATTGAAGCTTACAGTCATGAAACCTTACCTTGGATAGGTATAATGTGGCACCCAGAGCGAGAGCAACCTTTTAGTAAATTAGACACAGCCCTTTTAACTAATCTATTTCGGAGTTTAGAGTGA
- a CDS encoding NTP transferase domain-containing protein — protein sequence MKVIILAAGMGSRLRPYTNDIPKCMVPLAGKPMLHRQLEVLRNAGLNDITIVGGYKYECLKGNNTQVVFNQKYDITNMVYTLFCVQEQMVNGEDILITYGDIVFEPEVLNKVLDTEGDVVLGADLFWRRLWEMRMDNPLSDAETFKMKDTNQVIELGKKPDSYDDAQAQYMGIIKINAKCVEALKAVYNQMDQNATYDGQDFNNMYMTSFIQHLIDIGWEVKAALVKNGWIEIDTNDELDIYNSHYNSGALDSIVRLT from the coding sequence GTGAAAGTAATTATCCTAGCCGCTGGTATGGGGTCACGACTTAGACCTTATACCAATGATATACCTAAATGTATGGTGCCTCTTGCAGGTAAGCCTATGTTGCACCGTCAATTAGAAGTGCTTCGTAATGCAGGCCTAAATGATATAACCATAGTCGGTGGTTACAAATATGAGTGCTTAAAGGGAAATAACACTCAGGTTGTATTTAATCAAAAATACGATATAACCAATATGGTTTATACTCTTTTCTGTGTCCAAGAACAGATGGTAAATGGTGAAGATATTTTGATTACCTATGGTGATATTGTATTTGAGCCTGAGGTTTTAAATAAGGTGCTCGACACTGAAGGTGATGTGGTCTTAGGTGCGGACCTTTTTTGGCGTCGACTTTGGGAAATGCGTATGGATAACCCTTTATCCGATGCAGAAACCTTCAAAATGAAAGACACCAATCAAGTAATAGAACTGGGTAAGAAGCCAGATAGCTATGATGACGCTCAAGCGCAATATATGGGTATAATTAAAATCAATGCTAAATGCGTAGAGGCTCTAAAAGCGGTTTATAATCAAATGGATCAAAATGCCACCTATGATGGCCAAGATTTTAATAATATGTATATGACCAGTTTTATCCAGCATTTGATTGATATTGGCTGGGAAGTAAAAGCGGCCTTGGTAAAAAACGGTTGGATTGAAATTGATACAAATGATGAGCTAGACATTTATAATTCACACTATAACTCAGGGGCATTAGACTCTATTGTTAGACTTACATAA